From the Priestia aryabhattai genome, one window contains:
- a CDS encoding SH3 domain-containing protein: MTEVNKHTFYKKLMVTGLAFTLVGAGTLGLHSSKFMSEPAVASAAAETYTTTANLNIRSGPSTSNAIIATVKQGTQLTVVGQASSGWLKVSYQGKTGYVSSQYVKKSVSSTTKTYVTTANLNIRSGPSTSNAIVATVKQGTQLTAAGEPANGWLKVSYQGKTGYVSTQYVKESTGSSETAPAPSVYVATANLNVRTTPSTAGAVMATLKAGTQVDVTAKAANGWLKITYQGKIGYVSGQYVRALAGMKVVSNPESIQVVVNKQNKLPENYVPKDLVYTTIPFTFKEQTEKKKMRSEAAAAIAQLFAGAKKQGVTLLGVSAYRSHATQSALFSSYVQRDGYDKAATYSALPGTSEHETGLGIDVTKGDGTCAAQDCFGGTKEANWLDAHAAEYGFIIRYPKGKEAVTGYKYEPWHLRYVGKTVAQAIKSKGITLEEYYGIN, from the coding sequence ATGACAGAAGTGAACAAACACACATTTTACAAAAAGTTAATGGTAACAGGCCTTGCTTTTACACTTGTAGGAGCAGGAACTCTAGGTCTTCATTCTTCAAAATTCATGAGTGAGCCGGCTGTAGCAAGCGCAGCGGCGGAAACGTATACAACAACGGCGAATTTAAACATTCGAAGCGGCCCATCCACGTCGAACGCGATTATTGCAACGGTCAAACAAGGCACACAGCTAACGGTAGTTGGACAAGCATCAAGCGGCTGGCTGAAAGTAAGCTATCAAGGCAAAACGGGCTACGTAAGCAGTCAGTATGTTAAAAAATCCGTAAGTTCAACTACAAAAACTTATGTAACTACGGCGAATTTAAACATTCGAAGCGGTCCCTCGACATCCAATGCAATTGTTGCAACGGTCAAGCAAGGCACGCAGCTAACAGCGGCGGGAGAACCAGCAAACGGCTGGTTAAAAGTGAGCTATCAAGGCAAGACGGGCTACGTAAGCACGCAGTACGTAAAGGAATCAACAGGTTCTTCTGAAACGGCTCCAGCACCTTCTGTGTATGTGGCGACAGCGAATTTAAATGTTCGAACAACTCCTTCAACTGCTGGTGCCGTTATGGCAACACTTAAAGCCGGAACACAGGTAGACGTGACGGCTAAAGCAGCAAACGGTTGGCTGAAAATTACCTATCAAGGTAAGATTGGCTATGTAAGTGGTCAATACGTACGAGCATTAGCGGGCATGAAAGTGGTTTCGAACCCTGAAAGTATACAAGTTGTCGTGAATAAACAAAACAAGCTTCCGGAAAACTATGTTCCGAAAGATTTAGTATATACAACGATTCCGTTTACATTCAAAGAACAAACGGAAAAGAAAAAAATGCGAAGTGAAGCTGCGGCTGCTATTGCACAGTTATTTGCGGGTGCCAAAAAACAAGGCGTTACGCTTCTTGGCGTATCGGCTTATCGTTCACATGCAACGCAAAGCGCGCTTTTTAGCTCGTATGTTCAAAGAGACGGGTATGATAAAGCGGCAACTTACAGCGCATTGCCAGGCACGAGTGAACATGAAACGGGTCTTGGAATTGATGTGACAAAAGGAGACGGTACATGTGCTGCTCAAGACTGCTTTGGCGGAACAAAAGAAGCAAATTGGCTCGATGCTCACGCAGCAGAATATGGATTTATTATTCGTTATCCAAAAGGAAAAGAAGCGGTAACCGGCTATAAATATGAGCCGTGGCATTTACGATATGTAGGCAAAACAGTGGCGCAGGCGATTAAGAGTAAAGGAATCACGCTTGAAGAATATTACGGCATCAACTAG
- a CDS encoding sugar porter family MFS transporter → MGKQGNQHSFLRTIILVSTFGGLLFGYDTGVINGALPYMSESDQLNLNSFTQGLVTSALLFGAAFGAVVGGRLADYNGRRKTILYLAILFFVSTIGCAISPNAAIMILCRFLLGLAVGGASVTVPTYLAEMSPAESRGKMVTQNELMIVTGQLLAFTFNAIIGNMLGETPHVWRYMLPIAAIPAVFLFFGMLRVPESPRWLVSKGKNNEALTVLQKIRESKRAKSELQEIESAYEQEAKVEKATFKDLTTPWVRRVVFLGIGIAVVQQITGVNSIMYYGTEILKDAGFQTEAALIGNIGNGVISVLATFVGIWLLGKVGRRPMLITGLVGTTTALLLIGIFSLVFEGSAALPYIVLALTITFLAFQQGAISPVTWLMLSEIFPLRLRGLGMGVTVFCLWGINFLVGLTFPVLLASIGLSTTFFVFVVLGIGAILFVKKFLPETKGLTLEELEQRFRSYDNEDSDVMNDNKVI, encoded by the coding sequence ATGGGTAAACAGGGAAATCAACATTCATTTTTACGTACGATTATTTTAGTCTCTACGTTTGGTGGACTGCTTTTTGGATATGACACGGGAGTTATTAACGGGGCATTGCCTTATATGTCTGAATCTGATCAATTGAATCTTAACTCTTTTACTCAAGGTCTTGTAACAAGCGCTCTTTTATTTGGTGCTGCATTTGGTGCGGTAGTAGGCGGCAGGTTAGCAGATTATAACGGGCGGCGTAAAACGATTCTGTATCTCGCGATTCTATTTTTTGTCTCCACAATTGGATGTGCGATTTCGCCAAACGCAGCCATTATGATTCTTTGCCGTTTTCTATTAGGACTTGCTGTAGGCGGCGCATCTGTTACCGTACCGACATATTTAGCTGAAATGTCACCAGCTGAAAGCCGAGGGAAAATGGTAACTCAAAATGAACTCATGATTGTTACTGGCCAGCTTCTAGCTTTTACGTTTAACGCGATTATCGGAAATATGCTAGGCGAAACCCCTCACGTTTGGCGTTATATGCTGCCAATTGCTGCAATTCCAGCTGTCTTTTTATTCTTTGGCATGCTTAGAGTACCAGAAAGTCCCCGCTGGCTTGTGTCAAAAGGGAAAAATAATGAAGCGCTAACGGTTCTTCAAAAGATAAGGGAAAGCAAAAGAGCCAAATCAGAGCTGCAGGAGATTGAGAGCGCTTACGAGCAAGAAGCAAAAGTGGAAAAAGCAACGTTTAAAGACTTAACAACTCCATGGGTGCGAAGAGTCGTTTTCCTTGGTATTGGAATTGCTGTGGTGCAGCAAATTACCGGCGTAAACTCCATTATGTATTACGGCACTGAAATTTTAAAAGATGCAGGTTTTCAAACAGAAGCTGCTCTTATTGGAAATATTGGAAATGGCGTGATATCTGTTTTAGCAACTTTTGTAGGGATTTGGCTGCTAGGTAAAGTTGGACGCAGGCCAATGCTTATAACGGGATTGGTGGGAACCACTACTGCCCTACTGCTGATTGGTATATTTTCTCTTGTATTTGAAGGATCTGCGGCACTTCCATATATCGTATTAGCATTAACGATTACGTTCCTCGCGTTTCAGCAAGGAGCTATATCTCCGGTAACGTGGCTAATGCTTTCAGAAATCTTCCCTTTACGACTAAGAGGCTTAGGGATGGGTGTTACCGTGTTTTGTCTGTGGGGAATCAACTTCCTTGTAGGCTTAACGTTTCCTGTTTTACTAGCCAGCATTGGCTTATCTACTACGTTCTTTGTCTTTGTTGTACTCGGAATCGGAGCGATTCTATTTGTTAAAAAGTTTTTACCGGAAACAAAAGGACTTACACTTGAAGAATTGGAGCAAAGATTCCGCAGCTATGATAACGAAGACTCTGACGTAATGAATGACAATAAAGTTATTTAA
- a CDS encoding ParM/StbA family protein, with amino-acid sequence MDIKRQNVDFGNSIFQTLVDGYYYEIPTNVVEITKDQAEGHFPSSVHEPELLLQNLLISTVIEGVEKYYLVGDAAEKHVLGNIHINKLHNKTESDIPYVMFLASVAYYNILKGKDKEDNSVTINYFSTMLPIWLLKKTNKFSEMQHKMAERFQGEHTVTVLTPGLEKTVTVNVETSKCRIESEVARWAIKKDFELQDKEEANAFKNFETLIVDLGGGTVDLALLPAGLQAPKSRNSLKCLTDISYLKHIEKLRNEKLLEYFDDVRSLEEFIITNIHKAKMEQRDGNSGKKVDLTEPIHASLREYTQILLTKVENLFPSPKDKVYKYIYIGGLAPILKQFIQELIDDMYGEEIREENHLFLPDTRKLNLYGLEILSRHETNAVHV; translated from the coding sequence ATGGATATAAAACGTCAGAACGTTGATTTTGGTAACTCAATTTTTCAAACGCTAGTGGATGGTTATTACTATGAAATTCCTACAAACGTAGTAGAAATAACAAAAGATCAGGCGGAGGGTCATTTTCCTTCAAGTGTACATGAACCTGAATTACTTCTTCAAAATTTACTAATCTCTACTGTAATTGAAGGCGTAGAAAAGTATTATTTAGTAGGAGACGCGGCAGAGAAGCACGTGCTAGGCAATATCCATATTAATAAGTTACATAATAAAACTGAATCTGACATTCCTTATGTGATGTTTTTAGCTTCGGTTGCTTATTACAATATACTTAAAGGAAAAGACAAAGAGGATAATAGTGTGACGATCAATTATTTCTCAACTATGCTTCCGATTTGGCTGCTTAAGAAAACAAATAAGTTCAGTGAAATGCAGCATAAGATGGCCGAACGTTTTCAAGGAGAGCACACGGTTACGGTATTGACTCCTGGTTTAGAAAAAACGGTAACTGTTAACGTTGAAACTAGTAAATGCCGCATTGAAAGCGAAGTTGCTCGCTGGGCGATCAAAAAAGATTTCGAATTACAAGATAAAGAAGAAGCAAATGCATTCAAAAATTTTGAAACATTAATTGTAGATTTGGGCGGAGGCACCGTTGACCTTGCACTGCTTCCTGCAGGACTTCAAGCTCCTAAAAGCAGAAATTCGTTGAAGTGTCTGACTGATATTTCATATTTGAAGCATATTGAAAAGCTAAGAAATGAAAAACTGCTTGAGTATTTTGATGATGTTCGCTCATTAGAAGAATTTATTATTACAAATATTCATAAAGCAAAAATGGAGCAAAGAGACGGCAATAGCGGGAAAAAAGTAGATCTCACGGAGCCTATTCACGCTTCGCTTAGAGAGTATACGCAAATTTTATTAACGAAAGTTGAAAATCTATTTCCATCGCCAAAAGATAAAGTCTATAAATATATTTATATTGGAGGACTAGCTCCTATCCTTAAACAGTTTATTCAAGAGCTGATTGATGACATGTACGGGGAAGAAATCAGAGAAGAAAATCATCTTTTCCTGCCAGATACAAGAAAATTAAATTTATACGGCCTTGAAATCTTAAGTAGACATGAAACAAACGCAGTTCACGTTTAA
- a CDS encoding cupin domain-containing protein — protein MHYTPYYHQWQNPVYYSWQPYSYYLPNHYHTNEHFQQRNGKLKDYGPRPFVININEATKQNNTYRTALWTGTHLQVTLMSLKPGEDIGLEIHPNVDQFLRIEQGQGVVQMGKSKNNLTFKRKVYDDDAIFIPAGTWHDVTNTGTTPLKLYSIYAPPNHPFGTVHVTKANALAEEH, from the coding sequence ATGCACTATACGCCTTATTATCATCAGTGGCAGAACCCAGTATACTATAGTTGGCAGCCATATAGTTATTATTTGCCGAATCACTATCACACCAACGAACATTTTCAGCAAAGAAACGGTAAATTAAAGGACTATGGGCCAAGGCCATTTGTTATTAACATTAATGAAGCGACAAAGCAAAACAATACTTACCGCACTGCTTTATGGACTGGAACACATTTACAAGTGACGTTAATGAGTCTCAAGCCCGGTGAAGATATTGGCTTAGAAATCCATCCTAACGTTGATCAATTCCTGCGTATTGAACAGGGGCAAGGCGTTGTTCAAATGGGCAAAAGTAAAAACAATCTAACCTTTAAACGAAAGGTCTACGATGATGATGCGATATTTATCCCTGCCGGAACATGGCATGATGTAACAAATACGGGTACCACCCCGCTAAAACTTTACTCCATATATGCTCCCCCAAACCATCCATTTGGTACGGTTCATGTGACAAAAGCAAATGCCTTGGCTGAAGAACATTAA
- a CDS encoding magnesium transporter CorA family protein — MNTVTNDHWKWYQFDLEKADEIADVIKHYQYPRNEWFCHQLQKKNSNHIQVDVIGESELIYGSLIYHKESFDQKNYDSFHFYITEELIITAGLDLEILQDTHHKQMIERMKQSSNTAESFFILLGEIMKKHLNGFDQFESHFRELLWEVRHNNNTDVLDDIHKARYDLLIWTNLISSIREVTMGIEEAFHKKINQTLEYERMCKKIKIGLTLIEQYQKEFDALIKLEEVVSTHRGNEIMKALTLLTAISTPLTAFGALWGMNFKGMPELDWKFGYVYALILIVLSTVAIYLYLKMKGWTGDLLKGKKKNSFFK, encoded by the coding sequence ATGAATACCGTGACGAACGATCATTGGAAATGGTATCAGTTTGATTTAGAAAAAGCAGATGAAATAGCTGATGTCATCAAACACTATCAGTATCCAAGAAATGAATGGTTTTGCCATCAGCTGCAAAAGAAAAATTCTAATCATATACAAGTAGATGTAATAGGAGAAAGTGAGCTCATTTATGGTTCACTGATTTATCATAAAGAGTCGTTTGATCAAAAAAATTACGATTCGTTTCATTTTTATATCACCGAGGAGTTAATTATAACGGCGGGACTTGATTTAGAAATTCTACAAGACACTCATCATAAACAAATGATTGAACGCATGAAGCAGTCTTCTAACACGGCAGAAAGCTTTTTTATTCTTTTAGGTGAAATTATGAAAAAGCACTTAAATGGATTTGATCAGTTTGAAAGTCATTTCAGAGAGCTTCTGTGGGAAGTGCGTCATAACAACAACACGGATGTGTTAGATGATATTCATAAAGCGCGGTATGACCTGCTTATATGGACAAATTTAATCAGCTCTATTCGAGAAGTGACAATGGGGATAGAAGAAGCGTTTCATAAAAAAATTAACCAAACGCTTGAATATGAGCGGATGTGTAAAAAAATTAAAATCGGTCTAACGCTGATTGAACAGTACCAAAAAGAATTTGACGCGTTAATTAAATTAGAAGAAGTTGTGTCTACTCATAGAGGAAATGAGATTATGAAAGCTTTAACACTGCTAACAGCCATTAGTACGCCTTTAACGGCTTTTGGAGCACTGTGGGGAATGAACTTTAAAGGGATGCCCGAGCTTGACTGGAAGTTTGGCTATGTCTATGCGCTTATTTTAATTGTTCTGTCGACCGTTGCCATTTATCTTTATTTAAAAATGAAAGGCTGGACGGGTGACCTGTTAAAAGGAAAAAAAAAGAATTCATTTTTCAAATAA
- a CDS encoding STAS domain-containing protein, translating to MRDELLYIGKKIIGNKRELAIQFSDLMDSEYKRKLVYQEESEVLKWRAELIEYLGESLFEEHSVVLKKIVQWGTDIGKVAVENGLSLSQTLKSLALFRTVIWGVFTEELQQKQFAPITMLDVSKKIDPMLDQLNHIFVEIYEEHNTDTIKRAYAALEELSVPIVPLSEGIAVMPIVGQIDTHRSQLIMETALEKSAQLQLSYLIFDISGVLIVDTMVADNIFQIVKALQLIGTKTMITGIRPEIAQTVVDLGVDFGTIKTRATLEKGLEEIGFSKLQENPQRKKDKWRYQ from the coding sequence ATGAGGGATGAGTTGTTATATATAGGGAAGAAAATTATCGGTAATAAACGGGAATTAGCGATACAATTTTCTGATCTGATGGACTCTGAATATAAGCGGAAGCTTGTTTACCAAGAAGAAAGCGAAGTTTTAAAATGGAGAGCAGAACTCATTGAATATTTAGGCGAGTCGCTATTCGAAGAGCACTCGGTCGTTTTAAAGAAAATTGTCCAGTGGGGTACAGACATAGGGAAAGTGGCTGTGGAAAACGGACTCTCTTTGAGTCAAACGTTAAAATCACTCGCGCTGTTTCGAACAGTGATATGGGGTGTTTTTACAGAAGAGTTGCAGCAGAAGCAGTTTGCTCCTATTACGATGCTTGATGTAAGTAAAAAAATTGATCCGATGCTTGATCAGCTTAATCATATATTTGTCGAAATCTATGAAGAACATAACACGGATACAATAAAACGCGCCTATGCAGCGCTAGAAGAATTATCCGTTCCTATAGTTCCTCTTTCTGAAGGGATCGCTGTGATGCCAATCGTTGGACAAATTGATACGCATCGTTCACAGCTTATTATGGAAACGGCTTTAGAAAAAAGTGCTCAGCTGCAGTTGAGTTATTTAATATTTGATATTTCAGGTGTTCTTATCGTCGATACGATGGTAGCAGACAATATTTTTCAAATTGTAAAAGCCTTACAGCTTATCGGCACCAAAACGATGATTACAGGAATACGTCCGGAAATCGCACAAACCGTTGTTGATTTAGGCGTCGATTTTGGAACGATAAAAACAAGAGCGACGTTAGAAAAAGGTCTAGAAGAAATAGGTTTTAGTAAACTGCAAGAAAATCCACAAAGAAAAAAAGACAAATGGCGTTATCAATAA
- a CDS encoding AGE family epimerase/isomerase, which translates to MDTTTDFPSTAFREPHILKQHIFDTLHFYYPACIDQKNGGYIHEYYDDGTVNNTHSKHLVSTARFIYIFSVGALLDGPEWCKEAAWHGIRFLQTNHYDKDHGGYFFEVADDGKVNDDSKQAYGHAFALLASSIAYQAGIQEAKETIEQIYDVMEEYFWEDVHGFYRDEWDVSWSTSSLYRGQNANMHMCEAMLSAFEATRDKKYLDRAYTLAKGVTQQLAERSGGMIWEHYDTDWQPDWNYNKNNTKDEFRPYGFIPGHQFEWSKLLLWLDRHRSENWMTERAKYLFDKGWNRGWDAEYGGLYFALSPQEEVIDRDKNYWVMAEAISAASLLGVKTGDSGYWKAYDALFSYCQKHFIDHTYGGWYQLLNQQNERYSSKKSPAPKTDYHPVAACYQTLIALNSR; encoded by the coding sequence ATGGATACGACAACGGATTTTCCCTCAACCGCGTTTCGAGAACCTCATATATTAAAACAGCATATTTTTGATACTCTTCATTTTTACTACCCCGCTTGCATCGACCAAAAAAACGGCGGGTATATCCATGAATACTACGACGACGGCACCGTTAACAACACGCATTCAAAGCACTTGGTAAGTACGGCGCGCTTTATTTATATTTTTAGTGTAGGTGCTCTTTTAGACGGACCTGAGTGGTGCAAAGAAGCAGCTTGGCACGGCATTCGTTTTTTACAAACCAACCACTATGACAAAGATCACGGCGGGTACTTTTTTGAAGTAGCCGATGACGGAAAAGTCAACGATGATTCCAAACAAGCATACGGACACGCTTTTGCTCTTTTAGCTTCTTCCATCGCGTATCAAGCCGGCATTCAAGAAGCAAAAGAAACCATTGAACAAATATATGACGTGATGGAAGAGTACTTTTGGGAAGACGTGCACGGCTTTTACCGAGACGAATGGGACGTGTCATGGTCAACTTCTTCTTTATATCGCGGACAAAATGCAAATATGCATATGTGTGAAGCGATGCTTTCTGCGTTTGAAGCCACCAGAGATAAAAAATACTTAGACCGAGCGTACACGCTTGCAAAAGGTGTTACCCAGCAGCTTGCTGAACGATCTGGCGGTATGATTTGGGAGCACTATGATACAGACTGGCAGCCGGATTGGAACTACAATAAAAACAATACAAAAGATGAATTTCGCCCGTACGGCTTTATACCAGGACATCAGTTTGAATGGAGCAAGCTGCTTTTATGGCTTGACCGGCACCGTTCGGAAAACTGGATGACAGAGCGTGCAAAATATTTATTTGATAAGGGCTGGAACCGAGGCTGGGATGCTGAGTACGGAGGTCTTTACTTTGCGCTATCCCCTCAGGAAGAAGTCATTGATAGGGATAAAAACTACTGGGTGATGGCAGAAGCCATTTCTGCGGCTTCTCTGCTTGGCGTTAAAACCGGAGACAGCGGATATTGGAAAGCATACGACGCGCTGTTTTCCTACTGTCAAAAGCATTTTATCGATCACACATATGGAGGCTGGTATCAGCTGTTGAATCAGCAAAATGAACGCTACAGCTCGAAAAAAAGCCCGGCTCCTAAAACCGATTACCACCCTGTTGCAGCTTGCTATCAAACGCTGATAGCCCTAAATTCTCGCTAA
- a CDS encoding cold-shock protein: MSKHKGTVKSFNESKGSGFITPEDGSKEVFVHSNAIEREEYKNLSEGQKVEFEIQEGAKGPSAIKVHPVD; this comes from the coding sequence ATGAGTAAACATAAAGGAACCGTTAAATCGTTCAACGAATCAAAAGGATCTGGATTTATCACACCCGAGGATGGATCAAAAGAAGTGTTCGTTCACTCTAATGCGATCGAACGTGAGGAATATAAAAATCTATCAGAAGGACAAAAAGTAGAGTTTGAAATCCAAGAAGGCGCTAAAGGACCCAGCGCTATAAAAGTACACCCCGTAGACTGA
- a CDS encoding NAD(P)-dependent alcohol dehydrogenase, producing MCNQHTTTSRVLSAPHAKAKFENTTIEHRELRADDVLIDIKFSGICHSDIHSAFDEWGGGMFPMVPGHEIAGVVEAVGENVTKYAVGDRVGVGCFVDSCGECEYCLNGDEQYCTKGVVQTYNSLDYDGNPTYGGYSQKIVVKEGFVVRIPDNLSMDAASPLLCAGITTFSPLKHWNAGPGKKVAIVGMGGLGHVAIQFAHAMGAEVTVLSRSNNKKEEALSFGADHYFATSDETTFTELAGRFDLILNTVSANLNVDQYLSLLRVDGTLVNVGAPANPDQYSVFSLIMGRRSIAGSLVGGIRETQEMLDFAAEHGVAPMIEVINANQVDEAYERVLRSDVRYRFVIDISTL from the coding sequence ATGTGTAATCAACATACAACAACATCACGTGTTCTAAGTGCGCCACATGCAAAGGCAAAATTCGAGAACACGACAATTGAACACAGAGAACTGCGAGCAGACGACGTTTTAATTGATATTAAGTTTAGCGGTATCTGTCACTCTGATATTCATAGTGCATTTGATGAGTGGGGCGGCGGAATGTTCCCGATGGTTCCTGGTCACGAAATCGCGGGAGTAGTTGAAGCAGTTGGAGAAAACGTAACAAAATACGCGGTTGGTGATCGCGTGGGCGTTGGATGTTTCGTTGACTCTTGCGGAGAGTGCGAGTACTGCCTGAACGGAGACGAACAATACTGTACAAAAGGCGTTGTTCAAACGTATAATTCGTTGGATTACGACGGAAACCCTACATACGGCGGCTACAGCCAAAAAATCGTCGTAAAAGAAGGGTTTGTTGTTCGTATTCCTGATAATTTAAGTATGGATGCAGCAAGTCCGCTTCTATGTGCGGGGATTACGACATTTTCTCCATTAAAGCACTGGAATGCTGGTCCTGGCAAAAAAGTTGCGATCGTGGGAATGGGCGGTCTTGGACATGTAGCCATTCAATTTGCGCATGCAATGGGTGCTGAAGTTACGGTATTGAGCCGTTCTAACAATAAAAAAGAAGAAGCTCTAAGCTTTGGCGCAGATCATTATTTTGCGACAAGTGATGAGACGACGTTCACTGAATTAGCCGGTCGCTTTGACCTTATCTTAAACACGGTATCGGCTAATTTGAACGTAGATCAATATTTATCTTTACTTCGTGTAGATGGAACGCTTGTTAACGTTGGCGCACCGGCTAACCCAGATCAATACAGCGTATTCTCCCTCATCATGGGCCGCCGCAGCATTGCTGGTTCACTTGTAGGTGGCATTCGTGAAACACAAGAAATGCTTGATTTTGCAGCTGAACACGGTGTTGCTCCTATGATTGAAGTTATCAATGCTAATCAAGTAGATGAAGCGTACGAGCGCGTTCTTCGCAGCGATGTTCGCTATCGATTTGTTATTGACATTTCTACACTGTAA
- the iolE gene encoding myo-inosose-2 dehydratase codes for MGNENILWGIAPIGWRNDDIPEIGAENTLQHLLSDIVVAGFQGTEVGGFFPEPSILNKELKLRNLRIAGQWFSSFIIRDGIQETSSLFHKHCQYLQEVHADVAVVSEQTYSVQGIEKNVFAEKPYFSDQEWEALCTGLNELGKIAAEYGLHLVYHHHMGTGVQTLAEIDRLMDGTDANHVHLLYDTGHIYVSDGDYMELLHKHIDRIKHVHFKDARRNVLEQCKKEGKSFLQSFLAGMFTVPGDGCVDFTNVYKALVDYNYKGWIVVEAEQDPSIAHPLEYALMARKYINEKLVIHS; via the coding sequence ATGGGAAACGAAAATATTCTGTGGGGAATTGCTCCAATCGGCTGGAGAAATGATGATATTCCTGAAATTGGTGCAGAAAACACATTGCAGCATCTTTTAAGCGATATCGTCGTAGCGGGCTTTCAAGGAACAGAGGTGGGAGGTTTTTTTCCTGAACCAAGCATATTAAACAAAGAGCTTAAGCTTCGAAATTTAAGAATTGCAGGGCAGTGGTTTAGTAGTTTTATCATTCGTGATGGCATACAGGAAACGTCAAGTTTATTTCATAAACATTGTCAGTATCTACAGGAAGTTCATGCTGATGTGGCGGTCGTATCAGAGCAAACTTATAGTGTTCAAGGAATTGAAAAGAATGTTTTTGCTGAAAAACCATATTTCAGTGATCAAGAATGGGAAGCATTATGTACAGGATTAAATGAGCTCGGAAAAATCGCAGCAGAATACGGTTTACATCTTGTCTACCATCACCATATGGGAACAGGTGTACAAACATTAGCTGAAATTGATCGGTTAATGGATGGAACGGACGCAAATCATGTTCATCTCCTATATGATACAGGACATATTTATGTTTCTGACGGAGATTATATGGAGCTATTACATAAACATATAGATCGTATCAAGCACGTTCACTTTAAGGATGCAAGAAGAAACGTACTGGAGCAATGCAAAAAAGAAGGAAAGTCATTTTTGCAATCGTTTCTAGCAGGTATGTTTACCGTGCCAGGTGATGGATGTGTAGATTTTACAAACGTGTATAAAGCGTTAGTTGATTATAACTACAAAGGATGGATTGTAGTTGAGGCTGAACAGGACCCTTCAATTGCGCATCCACTGGAATATGCTTTAATGGCCCGCAAGTACATTAACGAAAAGTTAGTTATTCATTCTTAA
- a CDS encoding MerR family transcriptional regulator, with protein MEYHIKEAAAKVGLPTHTLRYYEQQGLLPFIKRDENGNRIFSESDIEWLEFIICLRKTDIALLELRKIVELTQEGDDTIGLRKQIFEKHREKMMEKQRELDAAFRKVETKIHYYDKLEQKYQEELSSKT; from the coding sequence ATGGAATATCATATTAAAGAGGCTGCTGCAAAGGTAGGGCTACCTACGCATACGCTTCGATACTACGAGCAGCAAGGGCTTTTACCTTTTATAAAAAGAGATGAGAATGGAAACCGTATTTTTAGTGAGTCCGATATAGAGTGGCTGGAATTTATTATTTGCTTACGAAAAACGGACATCGCTCTTTTAGAGTTACGTAAGATTGTTGAATTAACACAAGAAGGTGATGATACAATCGGTTTGCGCAAGCAAATATTTGAAAAGCATAGAGAGAAAATGATGGAAAAACAAAGAGAACTGGATGCAGCTTTTAGAAAAGTTGAAACCAAAATCCATTATTATGATAAATTAGAGCAAAAGTACCAAGAAGAACTTTCATCTAAAACCTAA
- a CDS encoding HPr family phosphocarrier protein has product MLIKRMTVQLSGGLQARHTALFAREACSFQSEIFLAKDGKSANGKSIMKVIALAVKKGDEMTLLTDGVDEQAAARTLEKFLLTKHR; this is encoded by the coding sequence ATGCTGATTAAAAGAATGACGGTGCAACTTTCTGGCGGACTTCAAGCTAGACATACAGCTTTATTTGCGCGTGAAGCTTGTTCGTTTCAAAGTGAAATTTTTCTTGCGAAAGATGGAAAATCTGCAAATGGAAAAAGCATCATGAAGGTAATAGCTTTGGCAGTTAAAAAAGGAGATGAAATGACGTTACTGACAGATGGAGTTGATGAACAGGCCGCCGCTCGCACCCTTGAAAAATTTCTTTTAACTAAACATAGATAG
- a CDS encoding aspartyl-phosphate phosphatase Spo0E family protein, with the protein MKWYKGVVMQVLMTENETAREHMVMLGLTEGFTSRNTVRISQALDYLLNELSKVMAAD; encoded by the coding sequence GTGAAGTGGTATAAAGGCGTTGTCATGCAAGTCTTAATGACAGAAAACGAAACAGCAAGAGAGCATATGGTTATGTTAGGACTTACAGAAGGTTTTACAAGTCGTAATACAGTTCGAATCAGTCAAGCCCTTGATTATTTGTTAAATGAACTAAGTAAAGTAATGGCTGCAGATTAA